A stretch of the Arachis stenosperma cultivar V10309 chromosome 6, arast.V10309.gnm1.PFL2, whole genome shotgun sequence genome encodes the following:
- the LOC130933470 gene encoding 60S ribosomal protein L6-1-like, whose product MAPKQRAARKVGRNPELVRGIGKYSRSQMYHKRGLWAIKAKNGGKFPVHEPKPKPQALAQKPPKFYPAEDVKTPLVNKHKPKPTKLRASITPGTVLILLAGRFKGKRVVFLKQLPSGLLLVSGPFKINGVPLRRVNQSYVIATSTKVDVSACNVEKFDDKYFSKEVQKKKKKGEGEFFESEKEEKKTLPQDKKDDQKTVDSALIKAIESVPDLKFYLGARFSLKQGQKPHELVF is encoded by the exons ATGGCGCCGAAGCAGAGAGCAGCAAGGAAGGTCGGCAGGAACCCTGAACTGGTGCGGGGGATCGGGAAGTACTCTCGGTCTCAGATGTACCACAAGAGGGGTTTGTGGGCCATAAAGGCTAAGAACGGTGGCAAGTTCCCCGTCCATGAACCCAAGCCTAAGCCCCAGGCCCTTGCTCAAAAGCCTCCTAAGTTCTATCCTGCTGAAGATGTCAAGACTCCTCTTGTCAACAAGCACAAACCCAAACCCACCAAACTCAG GGCTAGCATTACTCCTGGGACAGTGCTGATTCTTCTTGCTGGAAGATTCAAGGGGAAGAGAGTTGTGTTCCTCAAGCAGCTTCCTTCTGGGCTGCTTCTTGTGTCTG GACCCTTCAAGATTAATGGAGTTCCGTTGAGACGTGTGAATCAGTCGTATGTTATTGCCACATCAACCAAAGTAGATGTGTCTGCTTGTAACGTGGAGAAATTCGATGACAAATACTTTTCAAAGGAAGtccagaaaaagaaaaagaagggagaagGCGAGTTCTTTGAGTCCGAGAAAGAG GAGAAGAAGACCCTCCCTCAAGACAAGAAGGATGACCAGAAGACTGTTGATTCTGCTTTGATAAAAGCCATAGAGAGTGTTCCAGACTTGAAGTTTTACCTTGGTGCTAGGTTTTCTTTGAAGCAAGGCCAGAAGCCTCATGAATTAGTCTTCTAG
- the LOC130935775 gene encoding uncharacterized protein LOC130935775, giving the protein MPQTEAEKSRRERRKESRLAKNASKHQSWLHHQKCRAIKRSKDDSDRKTKTNFEQPISTSFEEKEGLGFDSDSEKHVTAEENVVSVAICGSDTRKMKKLKKSSKGSSKKKSGKEFFGLDADIAAKKDLELERKLSKKLKVKEGKLRGLDDGLNILLEGMLPAMDLFGEEDTHGASELPKKRLKKSLLSKKRKEEILPNEGMEAETITGVFELMRTSDQDGALGDVADCGTVRKKHKKRKLLRQEQEDNVVDDDVCISNTVESVAMEVTSEHVSAEVPAKKEKGKYIAPHLRAGAGNEPEEHTQIRRRIRGLLNRLSESNVESITGELSAIFQSVARSVASHIMIEEALASCSGGPRGNEQYAAVFAAFVAGMACLVGVDFSAKFMASFAKCFEDEYLKEDNLSLRNLTLLLSYLCIFGVCSSDLIYDFLVMLSKRLTEIDVSIILAVLQCCGMKIRADDPISMKNFIISVQKTTNDLKASSRDNHEKRNSKRMEFMLETICDIKNNKKRQKEDPAHHTRIKKWLQKLRVDDILLRGLKWSKLLDPDKKGQWWLTGDLASATDNVEEVANRIDKDVLETQRMLQLAAAQKMNTDARRAIFCIVMSGEDYIDAFEKLLRLELPGKQDRDIMRVLLECCLQEKVFNKYYTVLATKLCEHDKNHKFTLQFCIWDHFKELDSMQLMRSMHLAKFVAEMVSSFTLSLAVLKTVELSDLNLLSPRRVMHFRMLFEAIFEYPDSTVWNVFTRVAVAPELEGLRQGIEFFGKEYIVKSNKDLNQKFKLVKRALNNVEGVLM; this is encoded by the exons ATGCCTCAAACAGAGGCTGAGAAATCGCGGCGAGAACGGAGGAAAGAATCCCGTTTGGCAAAGAATGCATCCAAACACCAATCATGGCTTCACCACCAG AAATGTCGAGCTATCAAAAGAAGTAAAGATGATTCGGATAGGAAAACTAAGACAAACTTTGAGCAACCAATTAGTACTAGTTTTGAGGAAAAAGAGGGTTTAGGGTTTGATTCGGATTCTGAGAAACATGTGACAGCTGAAGAGAATGTTGTATCAGTGGCAATTTGTGGCTCTGATACTAGGAAAatgaagaagttgaagaagagtTCTAAGGGAAGTTCCAAGAAGAAGAGTGGCAAAGAGTTTTTTGGGCTGGATGCTGATATAGCTGCGAAGAAGGATCTTGAGTTGGAAAGGAAGCTTTCCAAGAAGCTTAAGGTGAAGGAAGGAAAATTGAGGGGTTTGGATGATGGGCTGAACATATTGCTCGAAGGAATGTTGCCTGCTATGGATTTATTTGGAGAAGAGGATACTCATGGTGCTAGTGAATTGCCGAAGAAAAGGTTGAAGAAGAGCTTGTTGAGTAAGAAGCGTAAGGAGGAAATACTGCCAAATGAAGGGATGGAAGCAGAGACAATAACTGGAGTATTTGAGCTCATGAGAACTTCTGATCAAGATGGAGCATTAGGTGATGTTGCTGATTGTGGAACTGTTAGGAAGAAGCATAAGAAGAGAAAGTTGTTGAGACAAGAGCAAGAAGATAATGTGGTGGATGATGATGTGTGCATATCGAATACTGTAGAATCCGTGGCAATGGAGGTGACATCAGAGCATGTTTCTGCTGAAGTTCcagcaaagaaagaaaagggaaaataTATTGCACCTCACTTGAGAGCTGGTGCTGGAAATGAACCTGAAGAGCATACTCAGATACGAAGACGTATACGAG GACTTCTTAATAGGCTTTCTGAATCTAATGTTGAATCAATTACCGGAGAATTGTCAGCGATCTTTCAG TCTGTTGCACGTAGTGTTGCTTCACACATTATGATTGAGGAGGCTTTAGCATCATGCTCAGGTGGGCCACGGGGCAATGAACA GTACGCTGCTGTTTTTGCTGCATTTGTTGCAGGGATGGCCTGTTTAGTTGGTGTTGACTTCAGTGCAAAGTTTATGGCATCCTTTGCCAAATGCTTTGAG GATGAGTACCTTAAAGAGGATAATCTCTCTCTGCGGAATCTTACACTTCTCTTATCCTATTTATGCATATTTGGGGTCTGTTCTAG TGATTTAATATATGACTTTCTAGTCATGTTGAGCAAGCGTTTGACCGAGATAGATGTCTCTATCATATTGGCAGTCCTACAGT GTTGTGGAATGAAAATTAGGGCTGATGATCCAATttccatgaaaaattttatCATTAGTGTTCAGAAAACGACAAATGACCTGAAGGCTTCCTCCAGAGATAATCatgaaaagagaaatagtaaaaGA ATGGAGTTCATGCTTGAAACCATATGTGACAtcaagaacaacaagaaaaGACAAAAGGAGGACCCTGCACACCACACTCGGATTAAGAAGTGGTTGCAGAAG TTAAGAGTGGATGACATTTTACTTAGAGGTCTTAAATGGAGCAAGTTACTTGATCCTGATAAGAAGGGTCAGTGGTGGTTAACTGGGGATTTGGCTTCTGCAACAGATAATGTTGAAGAAGTTGCTAACAGAATAGACAAAGATGTTCTTGAAACACAACGAATGCTTCAGCTTGCTGCTGCACAAAAGATGAACACAGATGCCAGAAGAGCAATCTTCTGTATAGTAATGAGTGGTGAGGACTATATTGATGCATTTGAGAAGCTTCTTCGATTGGAATTACCTGGGAAGCAG GACAGAGATATAATGCGGGTTCTTCTCGAGTGTTGCTTGCAAGAGAAAGTTTTTAACAAGTATTATACGGTGCTGGCGACGAAGTTGTGCGAGCATGACAAAAATCACAAGTTTACCCTGCAG TTTTGCATTTGGGACCACTTTAAGGAACTTGATTCAATGCAGCTTATGAGGTCAATGCACCTTGCCAAATTTGTGGCTGAAATGGTTTCCTCTTTCACCCTCTCCCTTGCAGTGTTGAAGACTGTGGAGCTCAGTGATCTCAACCTGTTATCCCCCAGAAGAGTTATGCATTTCCGCATGCTGTTTGAGGCCATCTTCGAGTACCCCGATAGCACTGTCTGGAATGTATTTACACGTGTGGCCGTGGCCCCTGAACTCGAGGGTCTTCGACAAGGCATTGAATTCTTCGGTAAAGAGTACATTGTCAAATCCAACAAAGATCTAAATCAGAAGTTTAAGTTGGTAAAAAGAGCCCTTAATAATGTGGAAGGAGTTTTGATGTGA